The genomic DNA TACAGcgcaaaaataaacacatataatGTTCTTATATTCAATAAGGCAGGTAGATggattaacaaatataatgattttatgCTAAATGGTGTAAAACTAGAGTGtggtaaatataaatatttgggtATACATTTTGGTGCATCTGACTCCTTTACACTAGCCCTCGATGAATTGTATAAAAAGGCACTAAAAGCCTATTTTAAGTtatctaaagattttttatcctTGCATCCTTCAGTCAAAACAAGCATCATCATCATGCATGCATGTTTTTGATCATACCATCAAACCCATTCTATTATACAGCTGTGAGATATGGGGAGCCTTTAACCCAATGTTggctaaatattgaaatggaaaattttcatttgaccATATCGATCTACTGTAGATTACCTGCTGAAAAAAACATACTTAATTCTGTTAATTTATTCTTGGAGCTCCAAAAAAAGCACCAACTTTGCAGTATTAACTGAGCTGGGAAGATTACCGATATACTTTAATATGATTAAAGCAATGACTAAATACTATTACAGACTAGAAAAATCAGACGCCAACTTCCCATTGTTATATAATGCATTTAAAGAATCAAAGAAATTGTCAAAGAAACCATCGTGGTATAGGTCATCTGAGAAACTTCTTTCACTGATTAATAATTACCAAATATCCTCAGACAGGGTTAAACCAATTGACAACAGAAAACTAAGAAATGACAGGCTGAGAGATTGGGGAAAAAATCTCAAAACTCACTCAGATGGAAAACTTTGCACATATGTTAcctttaaatcaaattttggtTGTAAAACATCttaatattgttaatttttttaaagatagacGGAGTCTAACAAGAGTTCGCATATCTGCTCACCATTTACTTATAGAGAGAGGTAGATATAGTATTACTCCCCGACACAATAGAATATGTAAGAGATGTTGTAGTAATGAGGTCAAAGATGAAACGCATTTTCTTTTCAACTGTGATATAGTTTATCGGACCAATGGAAAGACATGATAACAATCATAAataagttttgccaaatacagctaagttaataTATTCCTCAgtaagaaaagccttagtatttcaaaaattgaaaagttttgtaaacagtttatttataaatctgtTTATCGTCCAACTCCGAGGAGACGGtaacaactttgtacttgtcaTAGGAATGtcaaattattatattgatGGAAAGGTAATATCCTTTTCAAGATCACAATATGCCATTACTCTTATGAAATTTTACAACTTGAacaaaatcatgtttataaatctGGATCTCTATAACATTCTTGAGagtaaatatttacaaaggAAAATACTGTGCATAGTGGAAAAGGGTGAAGCAAATGACTGTTCGGGTCTGGCagtaagaaataataataagtaTGTTCCTATTCTCTTCCCCTTCACCTCCGAAATATCAAATTGTCGGTCACTACTAAGTTGATTGATTAAATAATCAAATGTTCTAAACGATACAAGatgtatatctataatactaaaattacgaggtccaatttgtcagccgtcatcacgtaaaaacgacgaatcaaagaattcaactttatatataactaatatagtacaaaggtctagattaaaaattacaccactccaggcccctTTCAcggttttccacgtaattaatattgccaataattaagaagttccgggtcgagtccgataccgataccatgaatagtatattcaccttttaccttatctgtacgttccgcatctgacaggcgcaccaacaaacggtgtattcaggattaatatgctatatacacgggtcataatcactaaaataaattgtcaaattgttacctatattgtagtattttaatcagtaagactttctaagataacaatacgaatactaaaaatctgggctaaaaataaggcgtataggtacagttttcaatttgttagccggcatgacgtaaaacagcgaaccaaagaattcaactttatttataactaatataggacaatgctgttgattaaaaaatactccattccaggaccttttgttttccaaataattaatattaccaataattgataagttccagttcgacgggttcaaacagagagatttgaaagcagagtaagtgataagttccagttcgacggattcaaacagaaagatttgaaagcagagaaaactgtgtatcttataatcggcatgactttatcagatgacaatactaatactaaaataaggcttgcgcatagttatatactttaatccagtcacggacccgcgatatcacgggtgtgttttagttgatttaaAAACTGGTAACTTTGTAAAATCTTAGACATATCCCAAGATCTGCATACATATCATCAATCGAAAAGCAGACTAGTTTTACGTTTCGTTTTGTCGTCATATTTGAATTGCAATATATGGTAAAACATTAGCTCAATATTTATCAACCTTCGACGAAAGTTTTTATAACTTTGTATAATATAAATGATCTTGGAAATCCTTTCATCTACCCCATCAATATCAATTGCATACGTAATTTCTGTTGATATAATTAAATTCAGCTTTCGCTTTCCAATAACATTCCAAATCAAGTGTAAATACTCAACATAGTTTAACGCATCTAGGTTAATTTCCAGTGTTGAGTCCGTGGATTAAAAATTGACATAATCACTGATTTCCTGAATGAGCGAAGCACTTACAGGTACGCGACAATGGTTTTAATCTTTGAAATGTGTTCTTTGTATCACGAACGTCAAGTTATCATATCATATGataaccaaaaatataaaattgctaaaatgcaaaaaaaaaagtaaaatcacaaaaatactgaaatacgatgataattcaaaacggaaagttccaaaagcaaaatcaaaagttcgaCCAGATATAAAAAATGGATAACAAGTCGTTTCCCTGACCGGATACAGACAAGttctgtagaaaatggttgattaaacctggtttttatagctagctacacctgtcacttgtatgacagttatctttataattcaaaattccGATCGGCCTGATAGTATCTTGAATCAACTAATtaaattaagtaaaatttaaatgGTCAATTTTCTACCAAATCAACTGTTTGTTTCTCTTCCATTAATAACCCGGGAACGAGGAAACAGCTAAAATGCTTAAATCGAAATCTTTGACCTTGTACAGTGTTTTTCAATTAAACAACCACCGTAATAGAAATGTAGAATTTTAATGATTGAGAAATAAATGAAGATCCAAGGGGTAATCCAAATCCTTTGCCGTTCAAGAATATTCTAATGTCTTCAATATCGTTGACAATCCTATCCCTAAACCATCCCGTTCTctctttatacatgtaattaaccattgaataaaatattggtcCCAGCTCAAATGTCCAAATGTCTTGCAAATGTGTGAGATCCACATATAGTGTACTGTACATTATGTCAAGATGCATTGAATGAGATATAGGATTAATTTCAAGGGGGTATTCCCAGCCACTATCCATTGCCATTCGAGATCATAATATGGTTGTGGCAACTTTAGAAACCTACgagattttttgaaaattgaactCAAATTAATACACACTGTAACTAGTTATTTCGGCATTTATTGTACTTGGTAGCTTGACAAATTGACTCATATAATACAATTGCTCTTTCGAGTAAAATTTTGGTTAATTTCATgaagacatttttaaagataaatgttCATAGCAATCATATCATGTTGCCCAAAGAATGCGATTCTAATATTGGGATATGTCCCTGAATTCTTTTATTACAATATCAAATGAGCAAAGGACAGAGTAAccgttttctttataaaaagatTACACCAATTTTGAGATAGAACAGTGAAacttaactagaggctctaaagagcctgtgtcctcaccttggtctatgtgaatattaaacaaaggacgcagatggattcatgacaaaattatgtttttgtgatggtgaagtgtttgtacatcttattttactgaacattcttgctgcttacaattatttctatctatattgaacttggcccagtagtttcagtggaaaatgttagtaaaaatttacaaatttcatgaaaattgttaaaaattgactataaagggcaataactccttaaggggtcaactgaccattttggtcatgttgatttatttgtagatcttactttgctgaacattattgctgtttacagtttatctctatctataataatattcaagataaccaaatacagcaaaatttccctaaaattaccaattcaggggcagcaacccaacaacgggttgtcggattcatctgaaaatttcagggcagttagatcttgcctagataaacaattttaccacttgtcagatttgctctaaaaggtttggtttttgagttataagcaaaaaactgcattttacccctatgttatatttttagccatggcagccatcttggttggttggacgggtcacgccacacattttttatactaggtaccccaatgatgattgtggccaagtttggttttatttggcccagtagtttcagaggagaagatttttgtaaaagattactaagattaacgaaaaatggttaaaaatttactataaagggcaataactccttaaggggtcaactgaccattttggttatgttgacttatttgtagatcttactttgctgaacattattgctgtttacagtttatcactatctataataatattcaagataataaccaaaaacagcaaaatttccctaaaattaccaattcaggggcagcaaccaaaaacgggttgtccgattcatctgaaaatttcagggcagatagatcttgacctgattaacattttatctcagtcagatttgctctaaatgctttggtttttgagttataagccaaaaactgcattttacccctgtgttctatttttagccatggcggccatcttggttggtttgaaGAGTCaggccacacattttttaaactagataccccaatgatgattgtgtccaagtttgatttaatttggcccagtagttttggagaagaagatttttgtaaaagttaacgacgccaacgacgacgacgccggacgccgtatgccaagtgatgagaaaaccAACTAAAAATGATGTGATTCAGTAGTTTTAACGAGAAGTCTATCAAAACTGTTATTTGGAAAAGCACCTATCAAACTAGTTTGTTGGAAAACAGTACGACATAAATTTAGGTGGATCTATTGAATAACAATTGGATGGGATGTGAGTTGCCTGAAAGATTTTCTGACCAACCTTTTTTGTCAAAGATAATTGATCTGATACAAGTATATATTATGACTTTGACTATGCATATTCAAACTTCAGTTTAATTATTcattgcatacatgtacataatgacTATTTCATGTGCATTCCAACATACTTCTGATGAATACTTTCactgaaaaacatatattgtgactttttttcctgttaCTGTTTTTCCTGAGACTTTTTTTCCTAGGTATTTTGTGACTTTTTCCCCGTTTACCCAAAATATATAACGTAAACACCTATATGACCTAACAACAAATTGTAACTGTTTTTGTGACTTGGTTGTAGGTGTTGCTCTCCACTTTTagcaatttattcaaaattctgACTAAagtgcaatttgttttatacaacCAACTGTTCACAAACAAATGCAAGGTGATAAAATAAAGCATACTTATAATCCTATAATTCCActtcaataatattataaacaagaatgtgtacaCGGATACCCCACTCATAATAtccttttctatgttcagtggaccgtgaaattggtgTCAAAACTCTATATTGGCTTTACAATAAGAAAGATattatcatagggaacatgcaTATTAagattcaagttgattggacttcatcttcatcgtaaactaccttgaccaaaatctttaCTCTGAAGTgggcactttcattttctatattcagtggaccgtgaaattgggatcaaaactcttgtttgtcatttaatttaCCATAGGAAAGATAGTATCATAAGTTGATTGAACtccatttcatcaaaaactaccttgaccaaaatctttaaaCTGAAGTGGgacaaactgaaaaataaatggacaaACAGCATTTGCTAAATGACGAGTACAGCATGTTATACATTGATGTAAATTTCATTCAATACCTCTGGAGCGTGCTTATTTTCCTTATATATATGCAGCTAGGTCAGAGAAAGACAGGGGGAATTCCGAAGAATTTGATTTATATGCAgcaaagattaacatttttcagattttgattTCAACTTTTAATGCTTTATTCGGATAAAAACTGATCAtaaaatattgtgtatttgcctgtataaaaaagtaaaatcaccaaaaatactgaaatccgaggaaaattcaaaacagaaagtccctcaTCAAATGATAGAatattgaacctggttttatagcgaaACTTCTCACTTGTACAACATTcatatcaaattccattatattgacaacaatccatgaacaaaatgtcacaaataggggtacaacaacAACACAAGTCCCACCCACTGGGTGTTATTTCTAATAACACAGTTCATCTTAAAACAACAACatggtttttatattgattttctaGACTCTATCATTATCATATAAGAAAGGGATTTTTCGGTTCTTGTTCACTAGTTTTTCAACTGCtaaattcagtcattttactgaaatttatatttgaaaagttatcaaaggtactaggattatcatttagtacgccagacacgtgtttcgtctacataagactcatcattgaaCTTATTTGAAATTAAGTTATGCCCAAGAAATTATCTACAAATGGTTGTCTTGATGATTAATGGAGTTTTATTTATAGTAGAACCTTGTaacatttgaacatttttatcacCCATGCAATGTATAATCAATACCTTGTTGCTTTTCTATTTGTATGACATCAAtacttaaataatttatattacgAAACACCCCTCAGATATGATACCCTAGGATATTTTCCTTGCTTTTAATTGGGATAACACATGATCAGCTTTTATTTGGTGTTCTTTGTTAattattcatattaaaataaacaaataagagaaaaatattttttattttacaatcaaataaagGACATGGTTTAACAAAATCatagtaaataataaataaattaacaatgcAAGTATAACTGGcaataacaaattgaaaagGATTTCTGACTGAATGTGTAACCACTCAAAAGTCATCTAAATGATCGATTGACAGCAGAATGCATTGAatgtgtaggtaaaggtaatatctttggtaaGCTTGCTTGCTAGTTGAACCGTGAAGTTGTTATTAGGTTAGGAAAACTACCCTCTTTTAAGAATAGATTAGTCCcacagataaccaatctatcaGTCTGTAAGACTAGACTACTCTGTAGTATACATGGTATGCataacctaataatgacttcatggttcacttaacaagcaagctaatcaaaaatattacctttacctacacactccaTGCATTCTGCTGTAAACCTCTTTAATTTATTAAGGAAGTAAGATAAATGTTAAACCACATGTGAAACACAACACAGCCTTCAAGTTATTTGGTTGGAGGGATAGCTTTGTGCTTTTACCTATACATATCCAATTAAAtttaggtacatgtatattaaatttgGCACTTGTGGCAAGTCATAATTTTATAAGAACTGGTTTATATATATGCAGTCATGTTTTAAAATTCCCTTGTAAATTCATATTGCCAATAACTTTGGTTAAGTCAATATAAGACATtacaaaattacatttttttataccaaatatcaGCAAAATATCACTATGAATAGCTGGAAACTTGAGTAGAACCCATATTTAAGTTAAAAGTAGGTCGCTGGAATGGAATCAATTGTAACTACATGTAATTGATgcacatcataaaataaaaatacaaacaacccaattttattaaaacattcaaGTTATTGCCATCATTTCAAACAAAGGACATAGAATAAGGAAATAAAAGAGACATAACTGCATCTTTTCAGATGTAAtgacttttttatgtttaggtGTAATGACTAAAAAGATtagatttcaaatgtttaaaatttaacacatcATTCAGGTCACAATCTGGTAACaaataatggtttattttcaaggggaatacctccaaaactgtaaaaattaaacatgGGCTTGTTAAAagattcattaaataaaatataatttgaacataaagagtgaataaaataaaagatccTAATgagttttttatattttaatttaatatttgtcTGACGatgagtatttttttctttctaattcACCATGGTTAATTATCTTTACAATGGAAATATGGTTCAGTCTTACCAATAATATAAATGCATAGATATGATGTCACACCGCTTTCTCTCTAATgattgaatacattttatttcttataaatatttttccaaCCTTCAATATGAagatttgataatttatttcttCTTGATGTCTTTCCAACCTTCAATATGAagatttgataatttatttcttCTTGATGTCTTTCCAACCTTTAAATATGAagatttgataatttatttcttCTTGATGTTTTTCCAACCttcaataaatgtataataGTATTATTTGTCGTGTTTTGATCATGAAATCTTGACACGTTTTACCATTGGTTCACCGATTGTTTCTACACTATCGTCTGTAGCCATTTCTACCATTACATTTGCACACTTAGGATCACCAGTGTCTTCATACTGTATACACACAACAAAAGGATCACCCGAAGCACTTTTCTCAAAGTGAACTTTAGTACCCTCTATTCTATGTTCAGAAGATTCGTCCGTAATATCATTATTGCCATTACAAATGTTTTGTGTGATAGTCTCCTCTAAGTTCATACTTGTTGGCATATCTAAGTTAGAACTTGAGACATTGTCTGTAGATGAACACATACTAGTGGCAGGGGACACTTCCTGAACAAGTTCTATACTGTTTTGTGGCAGGTATTGATGGTTCTCAGTTGACattgtatttaatattaaaGGAACAGGTTTGTATTCACGTTTAAGATTAAGTAAATGTTGATGAAGTAAACTCCTATGttgattttccatttgtttaagaatgttttctatatttttgtctAGGGGTACACTCAATTGTTCTAAATAGTCTTGTTCACGTTTCTGATATTCAGCTATTTCATTTCGCAATTCATTAacctacaaaaaaaatgtaaataatgaaTTAGGTTTTATTCAAACAGGTTAAATTGGGTCTGTTAGGGaagacatcaaaagttcaatgtaggataaaaatcttaattcacatagttttttcactgacccccacacccccctcttaacttaatttgggaaaaattggttgaccaatagggatatatgtaaaatcgattttggattaacaaaacttgcagcaatgttgacccccaacccccaaactatttgatttaagttttttatcctacatcgatcttttgatgtcgtctcTTATAATGGTTAAAACTGACTACATCAAAACAATTAGAGATGTGATAAGATTGTAAATACCTACCAGATTCAAAACGATTTGTGTGCAAACAACTATGGGCTATCACAGTTAATTGCCTTGAAGAATAGGTAAAAGCTCAGACCATAAGTCAGCAGTAAAAGGTCAAGACATGACAAATTGTGAACTAATTCAAAGAGATAATAAACTGCCTTTTTCATGaccaaacaaaaattataaacaagtaAGATAGACAGCAATGAACAACCACTCTTCCTTTCTCTTTGATTGGTAGCTGTTTCTTAGACAGTTATACCACATATACTTCCATTCAGAGTCTAAAGAATATGTTTGACTTCCAACAGATTGTTACTTTGccaaagttaaaacatttatccactACAGATTTATAACAGAGTTGTTATTTGATGCCAACTTGTGTTTGTAATTCAATATGTCAGACTTTTGACCCCGGGTTCAATTTttagggggttcaaaataccatatgacaccggTAAGTatacaataacatatatttattgttattaaatatttctGACTTGTAAGACTATCTTTACTTTGCTTGTTTAAACTTACCCatgtttgtaatttaaatgattCTAACTTGAAAGATTGTTTTGTCTGTCTTAATCTGTGTttgtaattcaaatatttttttaattgttgtttatgCTGCCATAACCTACCTGAGATTGTAATTCTGATATATCTGATTTATAAGATTGTTCCACTAAGATTTTCTCCACCtctaattttttatatttctgtttaaGATCTTCAAATTGATTATCTGTATTCTCTTCCTCAGCAATCTCTTTTTCTTCCTCTATATTAACTTCTATATTCACCTCCTTAAAAATAAGTGAGATAATTCTATTGACATGAAGATAAAAATAACTCTAATAAAGCATTTCACTACCCATTATTTGAGTACAGTAGACTCCACCTAATCGGATATCGGTTAAACGAATATATCGGCTATTGtaacattatttcaaaataccaaACCATTCCctatatgtttaatgttaattttatcGTGTAATCGAATATCGGATTTAAGAATATATCGGCAAATCGGATAAGAATATTcagataattttgttaaaaaccaTGTACAATCggatattttcaatgtttttctgACAGGAAGTGGCACCGAAAGTTATGAATTTGCAAAACAGGAAGACATTCAAGTGGGTGTAAATAAAAAGTGTGATGAAATTTTCCAAATTCTCAAACCATTGGACAACCTTCAATAAGTATCTGACAGATCTAAAAAGTGCTCATGTCTTTATCATCAAGTTGATTACACAATGAGTCATTCTTTATAGGGTAATAGTTTCTGAGAGAAGTATGATGACAAAATGAGTTCAGTACAAGGAGAGACAGACGATGCAATTGCAACATAGCCCCACCATGGTACCACTATTCTTGAATGAGGTAAAACTTATCTCAATTTATGTCTATAAATcgcaccattttttttattgggaatttttcatatttgtcattttgggtcTAAATATATAGATTGCTATGCAGTACatgttttgcttattgttgaaagacctatatatatataaactaaagattttcttatcccaggcatagattacctactaagccgtatttggcacaaccttttggaattttggattcccaatgctcttcaactttgtacttgtttggctttataaatattttgatataagcgtcactgatgagtcttatgtagacaaaacgcgcatctggcgtactaaattataatcctggtacctttgataactatagtGACTTATAGTTGATAACTTCTAAGTTATATAGTGTCTGGTGGAGAGTTTATACAACATCTTTCTATTGTAATATATGTTAGTAAGAAAAGATCCATAGAAAATACATTTCATCTTTATAGGACAAGGATTTGTTAGAGTTCGCGAAAAGTGTCAGTCCTCAGGATTTCACCACCAAAATTTTGCATAGGACTgacacaattttagtatttttcaatagattGATAGTGAGGACCAGCAGATTTTCTTCGAGGACCACCAggggaaaaaaaaatcacgaaCTCTGAATTTTGTGCATTATGTAGACTATACATATCAAAGCAGTGAGCCATCAATTTAGGTTCAAAGGTAACAGTCTACAGAAAGACATGTTCCCCTACATGGACTCATTATTCTGACTTCATATCAACCAGTCTTTACTCTCCCACCTggccttgcggtcataaaactttcgagacAGTTTTTTGTACTCATACTCCAAAATCGACtaatcaaaatgctggattttATCTTtcaagcatgatttttgtgctctgactctgagcactgagcaaagttttatgacttcaacccctgAATGTTGTGTGCTTAACCGAGAAGTTcaaaaaaactattttgtttgaattgacCAGGATTCAAACCTACCACCTTTTGCACTCAGGTGAACATGCTACCACATAACCACTGAGGCGGTTCATAATACTTACATCATTAGCTATAACTTGTGTAGGTGGTTCACAATACTTACATCATTAGCTATAACTTGTGTTGGTGGTTCACAATACTTACATCATTAGCTATAACTTGTGTAAGCGGTTCACAATACTTACATCATTAGCTATAACTTGTGTAAGCGGTTCATAATACTTACATCATTAGCTATAACTTGTGTTGGTGGTTCACAATACTAACATCATTAGCTATAACTTGTGTAGGTGGTTCACAATACTAACATCATTAGCTATAACTTGTGTTGGTGGTTTACAATACTTACATCATTAGCTATAACTTGTGTAGGTGGTT from Mytilus trossulus isolate FHL-02 chromosome 8, PNRI_Mtr1.1.1.hap1, whole genome shotgun sequence includes the following:
- the LOC134680685 gene encoding uncharacterized protein LOC134680685, encoding MNTYVTHPSVRIKGTENNLTPIRCVDQRCGDGTLHMHCPFCVKTELYHDPVILKAHYRVKHVDKGIDFAGLKILRCCDHCDIVGIIKGEKKFKGAHWHCYKCRNGFNRRDEAIKHYKTHFRNPQTTFQIQIAQEVYPPKYEDEMTSTVVDSTGLSIHPALTEAVMSTSVGHELAAISHPTQVSLTNVKSGEIHTSVAAEETVDSSNGQTHHIMIIQEEPPTQVIANDEVNIEVNIEEEKEIAEEENTDNQFEDLKQKYKKLEVEKILVEQSYKSDISELQSQVNELRNEIAEYQKREQDYLEQLSVPLDKNIENILKQMENQHRSLLHQHLLNLKREYKPVPLILNTMSTENHQYLPQNSIELVQEVSPATSMCSSTDNVSSSNLDMPTSMNLEETITQNICNGNNDITDESSEHRIEGTKVHFEKSASGDPFVVCIQYEDTGDPKCANVMVEMATDDSVETIGEPMVKRVKIS